A section of the Verrucomicrobiia bacterium genome encodes:
- a CDS encoding response regulator codes for MKNSEHILLAKDNETDVMLVRRAMNIAGLRASLQVVRDGQQAVDYLAGIDGYCDRVLHPFPKLMLLDLQMPRLDGFEVLRIVRTDLHFTHLPVIVLTSSENPSDIKRAYEMGATSYFRKPDNVEGLDEMIHVLHAYWLKFNHFPD; via the coding sequence CTCTGAGCACATTCTACTCGCCAAAGACAACGAAACCGACGTGATGCTCGTTCGCCGCGCGATGAATATCGCGGGACTTCGCGCGAGCTTGCAGGTGGTGCGCGATGGCCAGCAGGCCGTGGATTACCTGGCGGGAATCGATGGTTATTGCGACCGCGTGCTGCATCCGTTTCCCAAGCTGATGCTCCTCGACCTGCAGATGCCGCGCCTCGACGGGTTCGAGGTTTTAAGGATCGTCCGGACCGACCTTCATTTTACGCACCTGCCCGTCATTGTGCTCACCAGTTCAGAAAATCCTTCCGACATCAAGCGAGCCTACGAAATGGGGGCCACGTCGTACTTTCGCAAACCCGACAACGTCGAAGGCCTGGATGAAATGATCCATGTCCTGCACGCGTATTGGTTGAAGTTCAACCACTTTCCAGATTGA